A window of Campylobacter lari subsp. lari contains these coding sequences:
- a CDS encoding tRNA1(Val) (adenine(37)-N6)-methyltransferase: MLKLFQYSKGYRYNNDSLLLFDFLSKYNLKGNILDIGCGCGILGLLIKQKFPNSKVYLLDIQEQNIKLSYKNAKENKLEIQGICEDFLNYKSDIKFDFLISNPPFYKKNTQKSQDLHLCISRYQEFMPLEKMLFKINSLIKPNGSFFMCYEASFLDEICAYLKQFKLKLVSLQCIHTNAQTNARLVLMHIKKNSKSPCTIMPTLFMYENDVLNPKISEIYENTGTISYDV, encoded by the coding sequence ATGCTAAAACTCTTTCAATACTCAAAAGGCTATCGCTATAATAACGATAGTCTTTTACTTTTTGACTTTTTATCTAAATATAATTTAAAAGGAAATATCCTTGATATAGGATGTGGCTGTGGAATTTTAGGACTTTTGATAAAACAAAAATTTCCAAATTCAAAAGTTTATCTACTAGATATCCAAGAGCAAAATATCAAACTAAGTTATAAAAACGCCAAAGAAAATAAACTTGAAATTCAAGGCATTTGTGAAGACTTTTTAAACTATAAAAGTGATATAAAATTTGATTTTTTGATCTCTAATCCTCCATTTTATAAAAAAAATACACAAAAAAGTCAAGATTTGCATTTATGCATATCAAGATATCAAGAATTTATGCCACTTGAAAAAATGCTTTTTAAAATAAATTCTTTAATCAAGCCAAATGGTAGTTTTTTTATGTGTTATGAGGCTAGTTTTTTAGATGAAATTTGTGCTTATTTAAAACAATTTAAATTAAAACTAGTTTCACTTCAATGTATTCATACCAATGCACAAACTAATGCAAGACTTGTTTTAATGCATATTAAAAAAAATAGCAAAAGTCCTTGCACTATAATGCCTACACTTTTTATGTATGAAAATGATGTTTTAAATCCAAAAATTAGTGAAATTTATGAAAATACAGGAACTATAAGCTATGATGTGTGA
- a CDS encoding YkgJ family cysteine cluster protein — protein MMCEKGFDFSFDESACEKCGGKCCTGESGYIYASKEELEAIASFLNLGFEAFKEQYLIKVGFKYSFKEVKYENGYRCIFFDTMYKKCLIYKHRPKQCRTFPFWEYFKTHKEELKKECIGVCFH, from the coding sequence ATGATGTGTGAAAAAGGTTTTGATTTTTCTTTTGATGAAAGTGCTTGTGAAAAATGCGGCGGGAAATGTTGCACTGGAGAAAGTGGGTATATCTATGCTAGCAAAGAAGAACTAGAAGCTATTGCTAGTTTTTTAAATTTAGGCTTTGAAGCCTTTAAAGAGCAATACCTCATCAAAGTTGGGTTTAAATATAGCTTTAAAGAAGTAAAGTATGAAAATGGCTATCGTTGTATTTTTTTTGATACAATGTATAAAAAATGTTTAATTTACAAGCATAGACCAAAACAATGTAGAACTTTTCCGTTTTGGGAGTATTTTAAAACGCACAAAGAGGAGTTAAAAAAAGAATGTATAGGGGTTTGCTTTCACTAA
- a CDS encoding acyl-[ACP]--phospholipid O-acyltransferase — MQGNFLKTFGVLPFLAVAFINAFVDLGHKIIIQNTIYKFYEDSTQLFLTAIINALMLLPFILMLSPSGFLADKFPKNKIMKISALFSVILTCIICLCYYLGAFWLAFVMTFIMGVQSALYSPAKYGFIKELVGKELLAMGNGAVNAVSIVAILAGMAVFSLSFEMLFESNFNTPSDILTQIAPLGFVLIAFAVLELFLAYKLPNLKEEDKNLSFDKKQYFQGKLLASNLKTIFSHKIIWLCIVGISLFWAISQLYLVSFPVYAKNDLFIENTFYVQCSLAFSGIGVIIGSLISGKFSKNYIELGLIPLGALGVFLMSILMPFLENLLSYSVVFFIFGLSGAFFIIPLNSLIQFHAKENELGKVLAGNNFIQNIFMLGFLALATFAAYAEFEVINLFYFIIAVAFFGSVYVLSKLPFSLVRLLMSIAFFQRYRLLVEGFENIPEKGGALLLGNHISFIDWAIVQMAIPRKIYFVMEKSIYSKWYIKIFLDKFGVIPVSSASSKSSLELIAMHIKNGNLVCLFPEGVLSRHGQLNEFKGGFELVCSKLEEQDGVILPFYIRGLWGSAFSRSDEEFSARNRKISKRKIAIAFGKSLPIHTKKEVVKAKVFELSFIAWKSQCESMHTIARAWIDSAKRNLSQIAIVDPLIGGITYRKMLALSLVFSSFIKNRSHELNIQPTQGSYAPKEECVGILLPASMASSLCNLAVLLANKIVVNLNFTAGIKAINQAIQSSQIQQIYTSRKFMEKLENKGIKLEFEEHVRIIFIEDVIASFKRQKLKIFSMLALVSILPTCLIKALFAPNKQNLAIAAILFSSGSEGTPKGVMLNNRNILSNIAQISDVLCAKNEDVVLSSLPPFHAFGLTVTTFMPLLEGIKSITHADPTDALGVAKAIVKNNVSIMCATSTFLGIYARNKKLDAIMFESLRIIVSGAEKLKSEVRTAFEMKFKKPIFEGYGATETTPVASVNLPNKFDPDYWILHRANKEGSVGMPLPGSAIRIVDPSTYESLNHGEDGLILIGGHQVMVGYLNNKEKTDEVIKEIDGIRWYNTGDKGHVDEDGFLYIVDRYSRFAKIGGEMISLGALEEEIAKFINTDIVKFCAVALDDDKKGEMVCLLVECQEQDFEGICEVIKNSTMPAIFKPSKYFKVEQIPLLGSGKVDLKGAKDLAKILQTH, encoded by the coding sequence ATGCAAGGAAATTTCTTAAAGACTTTTGGCGTATTGCCATTTTTAGCAGTAGCTTTTATTAACGCTTTTGTGGATTTAGGACACAAAATCATTATACAAAACACTATCTATAAATTTTATGAAGATAGCACTCAACTTTTTTTAACCGCTATTATCAATGCTTTGATGCTTTTACCTTTTATCCTTATGCTTTCACCTTCTGGATTTTTAGCAGATAAATTTCCTAAAAATAAAATCATGAAAATATCTGCATTATTTTCAGTAATATTAACTTGTATTATTTGTTTGTGTTATTATCTTGGAGCATTTTGGCTTGCATTTGTAATGACTTTTATCATGGGAGTACAATCTGCCTTATACTCTCCTGCAAAATATGGTTTTATAAAAGAATTAGTAGGAAAAGAGCTTTTAGCTATGGGAAATGGAGCTGTCAATGCGGTAAGTATCGTGGCTATTTTAGCGGGTATGGCGGTATTTTCTCTAAGCTTTGAAATGCTTTTTGAGTCAAATTTTAACACTCCTTCAGATATTTTAACACAAATTGCACCTTTGGGTTTTGTATTAATAGCTTTTGCTGTATTAGAACTTTTTTTAGCTTATAAACTCCCTAACTTAAAAGAAGAAGATAAAAATTTAAGTTTTGATAAAAAACAATATTTCCAAGGAAAGCTTTTAGCCTCTAATTTAAAAACTATATTTTCTCATAAAATCATTTGGCTTTGTATTGTAGGAATTTCACTTTTTTGGGCCATATCGCAGCTTTATTTAGTGAGTTTTCCTGTATATGCAAAAAACGATCTTTTTATAGAAAACACCTTTTACGTACAATGCTCTTTAGCTTTTTCTGGTATAGGAGTGATTATAGGATCACTTATTAGTGGTAAGTTTTCTAAAAATTACATCGAATTAGGCCTTATACCACTAGGTGCTTTAGGGGTTTTTCTAATGAGCATTTTAATGCCATTTTTAGAAAACTTGCTAAGCTATAGTGTGGTGTTTTTTATTTTTGGTTTAAGCGGGGCATTTTTTATCATACCTTTAAATTCTCTCATACAATTTCATGCAAAAGAAAATGAACTAGGAAAAGTCTTAGCAGGTAATAATTTTATACAAAATATTTTCATGTTAGGCTTTTTAGCACTAGCTACTTTTGCTGCTTATGCTGAATTTGAAGTGATAAATTTGTTTTATTTTATCATCGCTGTGGCATTTTTTGGAAGCGTTTATGTGCTAAGTAAACTGCCTTTTTCTTTAGTGCGTTTATTAATGAGCATAGCGTTTTTTCAACGCTACCGTTTATTGGTAGAAGGTTTTGAGAATATTCCTGAAAAAGGTGGAGCATTATTGCTTGGTAATCATATATCTTTTATAGATTGGGCTATAGTGCAAATGGCCATACCAAGAAAAATTTATTTTGTTATGGAAAAAAGCATTTATTCTAAGTGGTATATTAAAATTTTTCTTGATAAATTTGGAGTTATTCCTGTTTCAAGTGCTTCTAGCAAATCAAGCTTAGAGCTTATTGCTATGCATATTAAAAACGGAAATTTAGTTTGTCTTTTCCCAGAAGGAGTACTCTCACGCCATGGACAGCTTAATGAATTTAAAGGAGGATTTGAGTTAGTTTGCTCAAAATTAGAAGAACAAGATGGAGTGATTTTGCCTTTTTATATTAGAGGACTTTGGGGGAGTGCTTTTTCAAGAAGTGATGAAGAATTTTCAGCAAGAAATCGTAAAATAAGCAAAAGAAAAATCGCTATTGCTTTTGGAAAAAGCTTGCCAATACACACTAAAAAAGAAGTGGTTAAAGCAAAAGTTTTTGAACTTTCTTTTATTGCTTGGAAATCCCAATGTGAAAGCATGCATACTATAGCCAGAGCTTGGATAGATAGTGCTAAGAGAAATTTAAGTCAAATAGCTATTGTTGATCCTTTAATAGGTGGTATTACCTATAGAAAAATGCTTGCTTTAAGTTTGGTTTTTAGCTCTTTCATAAAAAATAGATCGCATGAGTTAAATATACAACCTACCCAAGGAAGCTATGCTCCAAAAGAAGAATGTGTGGGAATTTTGCTTCCTGCTTCTATGGCTAGTTCTCTTTGTAATCTAGCTGTATTGCTTGCAAATAAAATCGTAGTGAATTTAAACTTCACAGCAGGTATAAAGGCGATTAATCAAGCCATTCAAAGTTCTCAAATTCAACAAATTTATACCTCTAGAAAATTTATGGAAAAATTAGAAAATAAAGGTATAAAACTAGAATTTGAAGAGCATGTTAGAATTATTTTCATAGAAGATGTTATCGCAAGCTTTAAAAGACAAAAACTCAAAATCTTTTCTATGCTTGCTTTAGTAAGTATCTTACCTACTTGTTTAATAAAAGCATTATTTGCACCTAATAAACAAAACCTTGCCATAGCTGCTATATTATTTAGTAGTGGTAGTGAGGGAACACCAAAAGGAGTAATGCTAAATAATCGTAATATTTTAAGCAATATAGCTCAAATTTCAGATGTATTATGTGCAAAAAACGAAGATGTTGTCTTATCTTCTTTACCACCTTTTCATGCTTTTGGATTAACTGTAACTACTTTTATGCCTTTATTAGAAGGGATTAAAAGCATAACACATGCTGATCCAACAGATGCACTAGGTGTAGCAAAAGCTATAGTAAAAAATAATGTTAGCATTATGTGTGCTACTTCTACTTTTTTGGGTATTTATGCAAGAAATAAAAAACTTGATGCGATTATGTTTGAAAGTTTAAGGATTATCGTCTCAGGTGCTGAAAAACTCAAAAGCGAAGTAAGAACTGCCTTTGAAATGAAATTTAAAAAACCTATTTTTGAAGGCTATGGAGCCACTGAAACCACTCCGGTTGCAAGTGTGAATTTGCCAAATAAATTTGATCCTGATTATTGGATTTTACACCGTGCAAATAAAGAAGGTAGTGTAGGTATGCCTTTACCAGGAAGCGCTATACGCATAGTAGATCCATCTACTTATGAAAGTTTAAATCATGGAGAAGATGGATTAATACTCATTGGTGGTCATCAGGTTATGGTGGGTTATTTAAACAATAAAGAAAAAACCGATGAAGTTATCAAAGAAATCGATGGCATACGCTGGTACAATACCGGCGATAAAGGCCATGTAGATGAGGATGGCTTTTTATATATAGTGGATCGTTATTCTCGTTTTGCAAAAATTGGCGGTGAGATGATATCTTTAGGAGCTTTAGAGGAAGAAATTGCTAAATTTATCAATACAGATATAGTAAAATTTTGCGCAGTTGCACTAGATGATGATAAAAAAGGTGAAATGGTATGCTTATTAGTAGAATGCCAAGAGCAAGACTTTGAAGGAATTTGTGAAGTGATTAAAAACTCTACTATGCCTGCTATTTTTAAACCAAGTAAATATTTTAAAGTAGAACAAATTCCACTTTTAGGTTCTGGTAAAGTGGATTTAAAAGGTGCTAAAGATTTAGCTAAAATCTTGCAAACTCATTAA
- a CDS encoding NAD(P)-binding domain-containing protein — protein sequence MKIFDMVVIGAGPAGIAAGVEAKIKNKEVIVLEKADAVCQTLVKFYKEGKRVDKAYKGCDSTNHGHINFEDGTRESTIETFQNAIKEHNLEVKLSSEVESIKKDGENFIVSTANENYICKNAVIAIGRMGKPNKPSYTLPITLTKIINFNANSASQGEKILVVGGGNSAAEYAIDLAKNNDVTLCYRRETFSRLNDINLEDIQKAFEQGSVKAKLGIDITSIEDEGGKAKVNFTNDTNEIYDRIIYAIGGSTPLDFLQKCSIEVDEKGVPSFDENKESNVKGLFVAGDIASKNGASIVVGLNDSFKICDHLYKC from the coding sequence ATGAAAATTTTTGATATGGTGGTTATTGGCGCTGGCCCTGCAGGTATTGCAGCGGGAGTAGAAGCTAAAATAAAAAATAAAGAAGTTATTGTTTTAGAAAAAGCTGATGCGGTTTGTCAAACCTTAGTAAAATTTTACAAAGAAGGCAAAAGAGTAGATAAAGCTTATAAAGGTTGTGATAGCACAAATCACGGGCATATAAATTTTGAAGATGGAACTAGAGAAAGCACGATAGAAACTTTCCAAAATGCTATCAAAGAGCATAATCTTGAAGTAAAACTTTCTAGTGAAGTTGAAAGTATTAAAAAAGATGGGGAAAATTTCATCGTTAGCACCGCAAATGAAAATTATATTTGCAAAAATGCAGTTATTGCCATAGGTAGAATGGGTAAACCGAATAAACCAAGCTATACTTTACCTATAACTTTAACAAAAATCATCAATTTTAATGCAAATTCAGCAAGCCAAGGTGAAAAAATCTTAGTTGTAGGTGGTGGAAATTCGGCAGCAGAATACGCTATAGATTTAGCTAAAAATAATGATGTAACGCTTTGCTATAGAAGAGAAACTTTCTCAAGATTAAACGATATTAATCTAGAAGATATTCAAAAAGCTTTTGAACAAGGCAGTGTAAAAGCAAAACTTGGCATAGATATAACTAGCATTGAAGATGAAGGCGGTAAAGCTAAAGTAAATTTCACTAATGACACAAATGAAATTTATGATCGTATTATTTATGCTATTGGTGGTTCAACTCCACTTGATTTCTTACAAAAATGCTCTATAGAAGTTGACGAAAAAGGCGTGCCAAGTTTTGATGAAAATAAAGAAAGCAATGTAAAAGGATTATTTGTAGCAGGTGATATAGCGAGCAAAAATGGAGCTTCTATTGTAGTGGGTTTAAATGATTCGTTTAAAATCTGCGATCATCTTTATAAATGCTAA
- a CDS encoding NAD(P)H-dependent oxidoreductase, which produces MQDYLNLMQNRSSIRAYTQEKISKENLEYILECARLSPSSLGLEPWKFLVFQKDEHKKEIAKIANNQSHVANCAAIIVVISRADFKDYFEEKLKKRGLSQEELNKRLQTYKPFLDAMDLEQSFIYAKEQSYLAIANIINAAYSLNLGSCIIGGFDKDKINQYLNLDTTKQRVSMLITLGHTQENTSVGKARFAFDEVVEFKD; this is translated from the coding sequence ATGCAAGATTATTTAAATTTAATGCAAAATCGCTCTTCGATTAGAGCTTACACCCAAGAAAAAATTTCTAAAGAGAATTTAGAATATATCTTAGAATGTGCTAGATTATCTCCTAGCTCCTTAGGACTTGAACCTTGGAAATTCTTAGTTTTTCAAAAAGATGAACATAAAAAAGAAATTGCTAAAATAGCTAATAATCAAAGTCATGTAGCAAATTGCGCTGCTATTATAGTTGTAATTTCAAGAGCTGATTTTAAAGATTATTTTGAAGAAAAACTAAAAAAGAGGGGTTTAAGCCAAGAAGAGTTAAACAAACGCTTGCAAACTTATAAGCCATTTTTAGACGCAATGGATTTAGAGCAAAGTTTTATTTATGCCAAAGAACAAAGCTATCTTGCTATTGCAAATATTATCAATGCTGCTTATAGTTTAAATTTGGGCTCATGTATTATCGGTGGCTTTGATAAAGATAAAATCAATCAATATTTAAATTTAGACACTACCAAACAAAGAGTATCCATGCTCATTACTTTAGGACATACCCAAGAAAATACTAGCGTAGGAAAAGCTCGTTTTGCATTTGATGAAGTAGTAGAATTTAAAGATTAA
- a CDS encoding tetratricopeptide repeat protein, with translation MYRGLLSLIIVFILTSLALAKGEDKILQALIYEEHGQFQKACDIYTNLFHENNESIYLQKALLLALSANLKQKDELLKASKDFLEHTAIARLNALYFFEIGDYKQAEAILYKLIKEEQDYRNYEILGDIFAKKALYTKALEQYNLAYKLFEHENLLLKIVEINIKNKNINQAKKALEEFVKSSQCTLKTCTLLLKIYQEQKDHKASIQTLEKLYKLNNDIKYIYAMIELLAQEKNYTQALNLTQKYNIDPDTKIFLYTQTKDYKKAYEIALKHYELSKDKKYLSMAGVLEFEIHMDPKSKKVTDPKILASIMKKFEQSVDIRSDALYQNYYGYALIEYDIDIAKGMELVGWALEQEPQNLYYLDSLAWGYYKLKDCKKAYEILQKTLHDKEFSSSDESKEHLKAIEKCLKQ, from the coding sequence ATGTATAGGGGTTTGCTTTCACTAATTATAGTTTTTATCCTAACAAGCCTTGCTTTAGCTAAAGGTGAAGATAAAATCCTACAAGCACTTATTTATGAAGAACATGGACAATTTCAAAAAGCATGTGATATTTATACAAATTTATTTCATGAAAATAATGAAAGTATTTATTTGCAAAAGGCTTTACTTTTAGCTTTAAGTGCTAATTTAAAACAAAAAGATGAGCTTTTAAAAGCTTCTAAAGACTTTTTAGAACACACAGCTATTGCAAGATTAAATGCTTTGTATTTTTTTGAAATAGGAGATTATAAACAAGCCGAAGCTATACTTTATAAACTCATTAAAGAAGAACAAGATTATAGAAATTATGAAATATTAGGCGATATTTTTGCCAAAAAAGCTTTATATACCAAAGCTTTAGAGCAATACAATCTTGCCTATAAGCTTTTTGAGCATGAAAATTTATTACTTAAAATAGTTGAAATTAATATCAAAAATAAAAATATCAACCAAGCTAAAAAGGCCTTAGAAGAATTTGTAAAAAGTTCACAATGTACCCTTAAAACATGCACCCTACTTTTAAAAATTTATCAAGAACAAAAAGATCACAAAGCAAGTATCCAAACCCTTGAAAAACTATATAAACTCAACAATGATATTAAATACATCTACGCTATGATAGAACTACTAGCACAAGAAAAAAACTACACTCAGGCTCTAAATTTAACCCAAAAATATAACATAGATCCTGATACTAAAATTTTCTTATACACGCAAACAAAAGATTATAAAAAAGCTTACGAAATAGCTTTAAAACATTATGAACTTAGTAAAGATAAAAAATATCTTTCCATGGCAGGCGTTTTGGAATTTGAAATTCATATGGATCCTAAAAGTAAAAAAGTCACGGACCCAAAAATTCTAGCTTCTATCATGAAAAAATTTGAGCAAAGCGTAGATATACGCAGCGATGCTTTATATCAAAACTATTATGGCTATGCCTTGATTGAATATGATATTGATATAGCCAAAGGTATGGAGCTAGTAGGCTGGGCGCTTGAACAAGAACCGCAAAATCTTTATTATCTTGACTCTTTAGCTTGGGGGTATTATAAACTTAAAGATTGTAAAAAGGCTTATGAAATTTTACAAAAAACACTGCATGATAAAGAATTTTCAAGTTCAGATGAAAGTAAAGAGCATTTAAAGGCCATTGAAAAATGTTTAAAACAATAG
- a CDS encoding indole-3-glycerol-phosphate synthase, producing the protein MFKTIDLKNHFSKTQKILESKKEIFPYDMLGRSLASNAFYPKDIYTLLHERKLSHFLYSKDLNFNHENFDAIILPTSPLLNQDIQNLSLFRRYHEKPIVQFDFIFDEYQILESLVYGADAFIVFPKMLKTKQLKKLYNFAIHLGLEAIFYLESKSDLNNAILAGARIFLLEDEKLLSLIPKNKALISKNIKNLHACIKES; encoded by the coding sequence ATGTTTAAAACAATAGATTTAAAAAATCATTTTTCAAAAACACAAAAAATTCTGGAAAGTAAAAAAGAAATTTTTCCTTATGATATGCTAGGTAGAAGCCTAGCTTCCAATGCCTTTTATCCTAAAGATATTTATACACTTTTACATGAAAGAAAACTTTCACATTTTTTATATTCTAAAGATTTAAATTTTAATCATGAAAATTTTGATGCCATCATCTTACCAACAAGCCCTTTGCTTAATCAAGACATACAAAATTTAAGTCTTTTTAGACGCTACCATGAAAAACCTATTGTGCAATTTGATTTTATTTTTGATGAATATCAAATTTTAGAAAGCTTAGTATATGGGGCTGATGCGTTTATTGTATTTCCTAAAATGCTAAAAACTAAGCAACTAAAAAAACTTTATAATTTTGCAATACATCTTGGTTTAGAAGCCATTTTTTACCTTGAAAGCAAAAGTGATCTTAATAACGCTATTTTAGCAGGAGCTAGAATTTTTTTATTGGAAGATGAAAAGCTATTATCTTTGATACCAAAAAATAAAGCTCTTATAAGTAAAAATATCAAAAATTTACATGCTTGCATAAAGGAGAGTTGA
- a CDS encoding HIT family protein has translation MEYLYAPWRDVYFNNKDKNFCPFCHCKHELNEDKKLGVIFRAKECFGIMNKYPYSPGHFMIIPYEHLENIEDLSDDTWLEISHFVRIGVKILKENFHAKGVNIGMNLGSAAGAGIAPHCHYHLIPRWQGDTNFITTIGQTRVCGSDLEKIYTTLCKAFKDYV, from the coding sequence ATGGAGTATTTATACGCGCCTTGGAGGGATGTTTATTTTAATAATAAAGATAAAAATTTTTGCCCTTTTTGTCATTGTAAGCATGAACTTAATGAAGATAAAAAACTTGGGGTAATTTTTAGAGCTAAAGAATGCTTTGGCATTATGAATAAATACCCTTATAGTCCGGGTCATTTTATGATTATCCCTTATGAGCATTTAGAAAATATAGAAGATTTAAGTGATGATACATGGCTAGAAATTAGCCATTTTGTGCGTATTGGAGTTAAAATTTTAAAAGAGAACTTTCATGCTAAGGGTGTTAATATAGGTATGAATTTGGGTAGTGCAGCAGGAGCTGGTATAGCGCCGCATTGTCATTATCATTTAATCCCAAGATGGCAAGGTGATACAAATTTTATCACTACCATAGGACAAACTAGAGTTTGTGGGAGTGATTTAGAAAAAATTTATACCACCTTATGTAAAGCTTTTAAAGACTATGTATAA
- a CDS encoding efflux RND transporter periplasmic adaptor subunit produces the protein MKKIIYLSMFLIILIIGVYFFFFANKEEYNYLTYEAKKQDITQSIEAIGEVYAKTQVDVGAQVSGQITKLHVKLGDHVNEGDLIAQIDKDKQQNDLDITKAQLESAKANLESKKIALDIATKQYQREQKLYAKKATSLENLENLKNTFYALRANVADLKAQTTQLEISLKNAQKDLAFTTITAPSKGEIINVAVEEGQTVNANQNTPSIVRLADLSEMEIRMQIAEADINKISVGKKVKFSILNEPDKKYEAVISSIDPANTTISDATSNTNLNSSSSASTNAVYYYARVFVKNDNNFLRIGMSTENEIAIKTENNTLVIPTLAIKSDTKGYYVEILKANNISVKTPVKLGIKDSLNTQILDGINEGDLVIIGKNKK, from the coding sequence ATGAAAAAAATAATTTATTTAAGTATGTTTTTGATTATACTTATTATAGGGGTGTATTTTTTCTTTTTTGCAAATAAGGAAGAATATAATTATCTAACCTATGAAGCTAAAAAACAAGACATCACTCAAAGTATAGAAGCAATTGGCGAGGTTTATGCAAAAACCCAGGTTGATGTTGGTGCGCAAGTTAGTGGGCAAATAACAAAGCTTCATGTAAAATTAGGTGATCATGTTAATGAGGGTGATTTAATCGCACAAATTGACAAAGATAAACAACAAAATGATTTAGATATTACTAAAGCTCAGCTTGAAAGTGCAAAGGCAAATTTAGAAAGTAAAAAAATCGCTCTTGATATAGCTACTAAACAATACCAAAGAGAGCAAAAACTTTATGCTAAAAAGGCTACCTCTTTAGAAAATCTTGAAAATCTTAAAAATACTTTTTATGCCTTAAGAGCAAATGTTGCTGATTTAAAAGCTCAAACTACTCAACTTGAAATTTCTTTAAAAAATGCTCAAAAAGATTTAGCTTTTACCACTATAACTGCACCTAGCAAGGGTGAGATTATCAATGTAGCAGTTGAAGAGGGGCAAACTGTAAATGCAAATCAAAACACACCAAGTATAGTGCGTTTGGCTGATTTAAGTGAAATGGAAATTCGTATGCAAATAGCTGAAGCTGATATTAATAAAATCAGTGTTGGAAAAAAGGTTAAATTTAGCATTTTAAACGAACCTGATAAAAAATATGAAGCAGTGATTTCTAGTATAGATCCAGCTAATACCACTATAAGTGATGCAACAAGCAATACAAATTTAAATTCAAGCTCAAGTGCTAGCACTAATGCTGTGTATTATTATGCAAGGGTTTTTGTAAAAAATGATAATAATTTTTTACGCATAGGTATGAGTACAGAAAATGAAATTGCTATTAAAACAGAAAATAATACTTTAGTTATACCAACTTTGGCTATAAAAAGTGATACAAAGGGGTATTATGTAGAAATTTTAAAAGCCAATAATATAAGTGTAAAAACACCTGTTAAATTAGGTATTAAAGATAGTTTAAATACTCAAATTTTAGATGGTATTAATGAGGGTGATTTAGTTATCATAGGTAAAAATAAAAAATGA
- the mnmH gene encoding tRNA 2-selenouridine(34) synthase MnmH, producing the protein MYKEVDFENFLKFNFDLLIDARSPKEYSHAHIKSAQNYYALSDNEFEEIGTLYKKNKGLAKAKGASYICKNMSEHINKIYQSYKIGSLVGIYCARGGKRSKAIALILAELGYRVVRLEGGYKAYRSYVSEFFRKDLNIEFLCLCGNTASGKSDLIQTLDNALNLEKLANHQGSSFGKIYGEQPSQKAFEDELFYFLKDYSHKTCFIEAESRQIGNLIIPLNLYNSMQKAKKIWCECDTDLRIQRVLKNYTPMDKKVFYQCVEKISPYISKDFKLKLCQNYEENNLELCVKMLFEYYDKVYKKPTKIDYFINSSNLDEAKKHLMSLNS; encoded by the coding sequence ATGTATAAAGAAGTTGATTTTGAAAATTTTTTAAAATTTAATTTTGATCTTTTAATTGATGCAAGAAGTCCCAAAGAATACAGCCATGCTCATATAAAATCTGCGCAAAATTACTATGCACTAAGTGATAATGAATTTGAAGAAATAGGCACACTTTATAAGAAAAACAAAGGCTTAGCTAAAGCAAAAGGCGCAAGTTATATTTGTAAAAATATGAGTGAGCATATTAATAAAATTTATCAAAGTTATAAAATAGGCTCTTTGGTGGGAATTTATTGTGCAAGAGGTGGTAAAAGATCAAAAGCTATTGCTTTAATCTTAGCTGAACTTGGTTATAGGGTTGTAAGATTAGAAGGTGGATATAAAGCTTATAGAAGTTATGTGAGTGAGTTTTTTAGAAAAGATTTAAATATTGAGTTTTTATGCCTTTGTGGTAATACAGCAAGTGGCAAAAGTGATTTAATCCAAACTTTAGATAATGCTTTAAATTTAGAAAAACTAGCCAACCATCAAGGATCAAGTTTTGGTAAAATTTATGGAGAACAACCAAGCCAAAAAGCTTTTGAAGATGAATTGTTTTATTTTTTAAAAGATTATAGCCATAAAACTTGTTTTATAGAAGCTGAAAGCAGACAAATTGGAAATTTAATCATCCCGCTAAATTTATACAATAGTATGCAAAAAGCTAAGAAAATTTGGTGTGAATGCGACACAGACTTGCGTATTCAAAGAGTTTTAAAAAACTACACTCCAATGGATAAAAAAGTATTTTATCAATGTGTTGAAAAAATATCACCTTATATCAGCAAGGATTTTAAACTAAAACTTTGTCAAAATTATGAAGAAAATAATTTAGAACTTTGTGTAAAAATGCTTTTTGAATATTATGATAAAGTATATAAAAAACCTACAAAAATTGATTATTTTATCAATAGTTCTAATTTAGATGAAGCTAAAAAACATCTTATGAGTTTAAACTCATAA